The Tautonia plasticadhaerens nucleotide sequence AGTACGACTTGGCGTGGAAGAAGACGCTGGTGCCCGAGGCGTATCCGGCGGTCCCCAGCTCCAGGGGCTCGACCTCCTCGGGGCGCTCGGTGCCGTACTTGCCCAGGGCGTTGAGCGGGTTGGACAGCTCGAAGATGTAGAGCTGGACCTCGTTGGCCGGGTTCCCCTCGGGGTGGTAGAAGGTGTAGGCCATGCCGACCACGTCGTACTGGACGAAGCTCTCGGCCCGGCCGTCGATCTTCTCGTAGAGGTTCCCGGCGTTGAACGATTCGAGGTAACGCTCGCCGGACTGGCCGATCTCCCAGCCCTCAGGCAGGTCGGACAGCGGCAGCAATGCGGCCAGCTCGCGCTGGGGCTCGGGGACTTGGGCCAGCTCGGCCTGCAACTCGGCCGGGGTCAGGCCGGGCCCGGGGGGGGCGGCCGGCGGGGCCCCGGCGGCGACCGCCTGGGCGCCCCAGTCGAAGCCGGGGGGGGGCATCATGTAGGGATAGGGCATGGTCGGCGGGGCGTTGCGGGCCAGCTCGATCGGCGGGGCGGTCTCGTCGAGCAACTGCTGGGGGGCGTCGACGCCGACGGCCTTGCGGATCGTCGCCAGCGTCTCCAGGACCTCGGGGATGGCCTCGGCGGTCGGCGGCGAGGTCGCGGCGGCGGCCCTCAGGCCGATCATCGCCTCGTCCACGGCCTTGACCCCCTCGACCAGCAGCCGCCGCTCCTCCTGGAGCCTCGTGAACTCGCGCTCGGCGGCCTCGGACAGCTCCCGGGCGTTGCGGTACTGCCGCCCCTGCTCGACGACCGACCACGTCTCGTTGGGGTCGAAGGCGTAGCGGTCCTCGTCGAAGTGCTGGCTCTTGACCAACAAGGCGAGGATGATCCCCGGCACCCCCATCACCAGCGCCATGCCGCAGACGACCGACCACCACTCGGGTCGGCGATACGATCGCCCCCGCCGGGTGTTGAGGTATTCCTTGCGACCGAGCAGGACGAATGCGATCGGGGTCGTCGCCAGGGCGATCACGCAGGACAGGGCCGCGAGAGCCCAGAGCGGGTCGGCCAGGAACCAGTCCTGGAGGACGGAGAAGGAACCGGTCGGCTGTTCCATCCTGATTCGCTCGCTCAAGCTCGGCCCGAGGTTGGCGTGTCGGCATAGGCCCCGAGCTGCATTCTAGTTGGACCACGCTCGATCATGCAATCGGCATTCCCGGCTCGGCCCGGCCGGTGACGACGGGCGGGGAGCGTCAGGCGAATCTCCTCCCCAGACGTCCTTCCCCCGTCGAGCCGGATGCCGGACACCGACGTCCCTCGGACGATAGGCGGGCATGAGGGGCGTCGACGGGAGGCTCCGCCCGGTGACATTCCGATGAATTCAGGATGCGCCGATTGACGCGGCCCCGCGGATGGATATCCTTCGTATTCGGGCCGATCCGCGGCGATCGGCCCCGATCAGGGACCAAGCGAGGGCCGATCGAAGCGATGCGTACCCGAGACGAAGCATCCACCCTCCACCTCCCCCTGGCCCCGGCCATCCTGGCCGTGCTGCTGGCCGGATGCGGCGGCGAGCCCACCCGCTGGGACGAGGCGCAAGCGGAATCGCGACGGGCCGGGCCGGCGGTCGCCGAGGAGGCGACGGCCGGCTCCGAGCTCAACGAGTTCTTCCCCGAGGACGAGGGCACCCTCGACGTGGTCTTCACCCAGGAGAAGCCCGGCTTCTCCCAGGCCGACCTCGTCGACGACGGGGAGACGGTGGCGACGCTCTCGATCTTCGACACGACCAGCAACCCCGAGGCGGCCGGGAAGTTCGCCGACTCGGATGAGGAGCTGGACGGCCACCCGATGGCCCAGTCCGGGAGCATGGGCACTGCCCTCCTGGTCGGCGACCGCTATCAGGTCCAGGTCCGCTCCGTCGACGCCGACTTCGACCGGGCCCGCCGCGAGGAATGGCTCCGGAAGTTCGACCTGGCCGACCTCGCCGCCAAGCCCTGAGGCCCCGCCCTCGGGCTCGCAGGCCCCGTGGCCGGCCCCTGCGCGACCGAACCGCACCCACCGAGACCCACCCCGATGAGCGCCTCGATCTTCAAGCTGGTCGACGACCTGCCCGAGAACAACCTGACCGTCCGCATGCTCCGGGCGCTCGATTTCGTCGC carries:
- a CDS encoding DUF6599 family protein — translated: MEQPTGSFSVLQDWFLADPLWALAALSCVIALATTPIAFVLLGRKEYLNTRRGRSYRRPEWWSVVCGMALVMGVPGIILALLVKSQHFDEDRYAFDPNETWSVVEQGRQYRNARELSEAAEREFTRLQEERRLLVEGVKAVDEAMIGLRAAAATSPPTAEAIPEVLETLATIRKAVGVDAPQQLLDETAPPIELARNAPPTMPYPYMMPPPGFDWGAQAVAAGAPPAAPPGPGLTPAELQAELAQVPEPQRELAALLPLSDLPEGWEIGQSGERYLESFNAGNLYEKIDGRAESFVQYDVVGMAYTFYHPEGNPANEVQLYIFELSNPLNALGKYGTERPEEVEPLELGTAGYASGTSVFFHAKSYYVQIVPTSESEEFRDFALALARRISNDVIPGSAPEDEAVAPTALASSEGGGPTGSAEAPPAEPEEEEADPTVLFTLLPEGPGRSNEQYVSQDVFGYAFLSNVFMASYSQGDLTWQAFIRPYADPGRAREVFDQYRAEAEAFDAEIREVEHDSADSMFIAENFGLIDVIFLKGNAFGGVNGASDPESARAFADAFLSSLPETVPHFDAPDAEAAPAEGE